The genomic DNA TTCACTTTGGCATGTAAAAAagtgaaaagagaagaaaattacTTCCATGCTAGAGAGAAATGAGTTGGTCCACATCAATTCCACCTTTACAAAAAAAATGCTACTCGTATTTACTAAAATATTTCACTACGGAGTGTGGACAATCCCAGCCTGAAGTTTATGTTGTCAGCACATGGAGCCAATTCAAAAACAAAGGCAAATAAACTAGTGCTCACAGCTGGGCGCCGCTTGGCTTGCCAAGCCAGCCGCCGAGctgagccagccagccagcaggCTTGCCAGGTAATCCCGCCGTCATCCACCCGTCCGCCGTCCCAACCCACCCGCACCCGCACCCGCACCGAGGAACCCTACCAATCTCTTCTCGCCTCGTCTCGTCTCATCTCAGCAGCGGCATTCCATTTCCATCCTCCCTGCTCTGTTGAGAACACAGGAGGTGGCCagccaccagtccaccaccaccGAAGCCAAAACACCTCCCCGTCTCTCCTCCGCCCTCTCCGACCCCCGCGCGCGAGGTGATGCTTTGTTACCCCGCCTCCCCTCGCCCCAATTCCTCCCTCCCTGGCTCCCTCTACCTCTCCATGATTCGTATGCATGCTATGTTCCTCTTCCCTCTGCCTGCCCGTGCGTGATGTTACGGGCACGAGAGGTTTGTGATTAGTAGTTGGTGCCGAGTCCGCCGTCAGGTTACCTCCTCAGCTGTCTCGATTGGTTTGGCCGGGGAATTCCCTTTTCCGATTTCCATCTCCTGCCGGGTGGTGGTGACGCTGCGTTTAGCCTGTTATTAGATCTGTCCTGCCCGTGCCCTGTCGTTCTACGCTTTTGCGAGGAGAACGAGAGTTGCGAGATTCGGGGGTTTCCTTTGACGCCTAGGATGGGAGTAGGCCGCCTCTGTTTTTGGAGTACCTAAAAGGTTCTTGTTTTGGGGTGTTCTGCCGTTCAGACGGTATGGGGCTCTGAGCCATGTTTACATGGATAAAGGACATCTGTTTtccgggttttttttttccttcgagCACCTCCCTCCTTGTTCTGTTTTTGCTTCCCGCCTGGCTATACTACTGCTCGAGAGCTCCTTAGTGTTGGTATGTTGTATGTATGCGTATTTGACAGCAAACCGCCATGTCGTTTTGCCAAAGGATTCTTAGAAACCTGGGGAAGGAAAATCTTGTCATGGCTACAAAATTTCAAAGGGGGTTTCAGTTTGCTCATCGTCGAGTATTAGGACGTGAACCCAACTGGTCAACTATTAACTTGTGTTTCGACAGATTTGTGATCCGGTTGTCATCCTATGTTTCTAAAAAATGGAGAATTTGAGAACTTCCGTTTGTGGATTAAGGTCTAGATAGCTTCAGTTATTCTTAGCGCTCAACAACCATGCCAAAACTTTTGAGGGAGACGTCATATGTGCATACAGCAGTGGTTCACCGATCCTTACGTTATTGTACCCTAATAGGGAGCACTGTGGAAGATCTATGTAAAAACCCCCCTTTTGGATTAAGCTAGTAAAGACATTTATTAGCTACAGCTAGATAGCATCCAGGGGCCAGAAAGCGGAACAGGTTCTGCTAAGATCTTACCCCTTAGAATTCCACCTGTGCAAATTCTTGCTCCAGGTATCATTTGGTAAAATCTTAACCTGCAATTCTCAAGTGATTGGTGATGCCCTGCCTTCCTGTTAGTTACCCGTGTTCCATGATTTATGCACAAAAAAATTCAATCTGTTAGGCACTGTTACTTTTGGGAACCAACTTTGCTTGCTCTACTTCAGTTCACAATAAAATTCTTTCCAAAGTACCCAGCCTTCCACTCTTTCTTCTTTCATATGTTGGCCACCTTTTATTGGCTTaagaactctttttttttttttgtaaacaGAACGGCTGCATTTTTACTGTATTCAGCATTTGACAAATTGTACTACTGCTAATTAGTAAATAAGATAATGCCTACCATATATTTTAATTTGAATCTTATCTAACACTGTTTTTTTGGTTAATTTCAAGATTGTCCAACAACAAAGAATTTGGATGCTCCTGCCTATGCATGATGTCAACTACCAGAGATACCGTTTAGTGCTGGGGAAGTTGTGCAGTTTTGGATCATAAATTCCTCAAAAACAAGGCAACTATGGACCGTGCAGACACATCTGGGTTTGTCAGTGGTGGTTGCTTCGGTACTACACTCCTGCTGATATTCTTCCATTTCGTTTATTCTACAGTCCGTGCCTGAAAGATCATCAGGAACCCTTCAGCTACTCGGGCAGAAAGATCGTCAGGCCCTTGTTCTTTAAGCTCTCTAGTGTTTTATCTCATTTTCTCTCCCACCATTGTGTGTCTTAACTGTGATGGATAACAGTTTTATGAACATCCCCCACCTGCCTCCGATGAATGACCCCTTTGTGTTGGGATGCTCAACACCAAGCTCCACCATGGAGAACATGGACCAAAGCACATTCTGTATGGACGGTCTGAGCCCAGCAATGGCTAACTGTAGCCACTTCAATGGAAATATGCAGATAATGAATGACATAACAGCGAGAGATGATGGCAGCAGGTTAGTCCTTGGACTGGGTCCAACACCCAATTTTTATTCTGCAGATTGTCAGTCCACTGGGTCAAAACAAGCTGAGAGGTTGTCCGGCCAGAGTTCCACTTTCACTGATCCAGGGACGCTGAGGCTTGGCCTTCAGATGGATGGTGGAGAACCAATTCAATATCTGCAAACACCAAATGGAACAGTCCATTCTTTTGGTGTTGTTGACGAGGCTTCAACATCTGCTACTGTAAGGAACATGGGTGGTTACATGCCATCTCTACTCTTTGCTCCCCGCTCCAATTGTACTGTCAATGAGGCACAAGTAGAAACCCCAGATTCTCTAGACCTCACACATAACACCAATAACAGTCAGCATCATCGTCAGCTCAGCCCTGAACCTTCTGCAATGACTGATTCTTCATTTGGTGTGAGTTCTGATGTTGTCACTGCAACAACTACATCAGAACAACGCAGCCATCCGCGACATCCTAAGAAATGCAGGTTCAAGGGTTGCTCCAAAGGTGCAAGAGGTGCGTCAGGATTGTGTATTGCTCACGGAGGTGGGCAGAGATGTCATAAACCTGGATGCCATAAAGGCGCTGAAAGCAGCTCTGCCTACTGCAAAGCCCATGGTGGAGGTCGTCGGTGTGAGGAGCTTGGTTGCACCAAAAGTGCAGAAGGAAAAACAGATTATTGCATTGCTCATGGTGGAGGCCACCGCTGTGAACATCCTGGCTGTCCTAAAGCTGCACGGGGTAAGTCAGGGCGGTGCATCAAGCATGGTGGTGGGAAGAGATGCTCTGTTAAAGGCTGCATTCGGAGTGCTGAGGGGAAAGCTGGATTGTGCATTTCTCATGGTGGTGGCCGACGATGCCAGTACCCGGACTGTGGCAAGGGTGCTCAGGGCAGCACATTGTACTGCAAGGGGCATGGTGGTGGTAAGAGGTGCATCTTTGATGGTTGCAGCAAAGGCGCAGAGGGTAGCACACCTCTGTGCAAAGCTCACGGTGGTGGGAAGCGATGCATGTTTGAAGGAGGTGGCGTCTGTGCAAAGAGCGTGCACGGGGCTACTGAATACTGTGTGGCACATGGAGGAGGGAAGCGCTGTTCCGTGCCTGGCTGCACCAAGAGCGCCCGTGGGCGCACTGACTGCTGCGTGAAGCACGGTGGCGGCAAGCGGTGCAAGGTTGACAACTGCGGCAAAAGCGCCCAGGGGAGCACCGACTTCTGTAAAGCCCATGGTGGAGGCAAACGGTGCACATGGAGCACAGGCTGTGAGAAGTTCTCCCGTGGCAAGAGTGGCTTCTGCGCCGCGCATGGTACCATGATGGCTAGGCAGCGAGAACAAGATGCAGTGAAGAATGTAGGAAGCATGATTGGACCAGGTCTCTTCAGCGGCATCGTGATGTCATCAGCCACTGTGGGAAGCAGCATGACGAATGAGCACTCGTCCTCAGGCATCAGCACCGCGTCAGATTGTGATGGCACTGTTAGGAGCCAATCCATGATTCCTCCGCAGGTGCTGGTTCCTCGCTCCATGATGCCCCCTTGGTCGTCTGAGCCTGTGGATGGGGGCAGAGAGGGAGGTCATGTTGTTCCTGAGGGGAGGGTGCATGGTGGTGGCCTCCTGTCACTTCTCGGTGGCAGCTTCAGGAACGCTGATGTGGAAAAGCTTTGAAGCTAGTGCTTTTCCATCTGCAAATTCGGTCAGTTTGTTTGTATATAAACGGAGGCGCTTTGCCGCCTATTGAATTCGTATTGTACTTTTTCTTGTCTAGATAAACGTTTTGATTCGGTTAGTCCATTGTAAAGTGGTGACTGGCAATTGTTATGAACTCTGTTGGCTTGTTGGTTCAGTCATAGCCAGTACTTGCAATAAAATTTGTGTATTTATATTGAGCTGCTCTTATCTGTTTGTGCATTATTCTTCTTAAGAAATTTGGttatctttttgtttgtttattATTCTTAATGATAAGGACCTTTGTGGTTATGACTTCCGTAAGCTTAAATCTTGTCTTTCTCCTGATTCATGCGTTGTTCTTGGCACTATAGTTTTATATGGTTAATGCAAAACGATCCTATCATCCGGAAACCCAATTTCTGCAAGAACTCATCACATACATGTTTCATTTTGATTGAATTTGGTAATCACGAAGGCTTGATTGAACGAAAATAAAACTCTGCACCATTTGGCGAATTTGGCCAAGAGGTGGCGGAACCACACGATTAGCACCATCTCAGATCGGTACTAACGATGAGATGGAATGAAAAGTGAGGCGAAACTATTGGCCGATCCATTCATCCATCTCACGAAGAGAGTGTGTGAAGAGACTTGTAGGGTTTTGTCAGTTGAACTTTAGCTGGTCCAAACAGTTTTTTAGATGTTGCTCCTGTCAGTCAGAAAACATATCTTACTGGTTTACAGAGTTCAGTTGAACAAAATATTTTCACCGTTAAACAAAATGAGTCAACCAAGGCAGATCCAAACTTAGGAGATCCACCGTTCATTCTGCATATGGCTAACAGCATCTCAGATATCTGAACCAAAAATGAAACATGCTATGAATAATGTGAAAGTAAACGATCGTACAAATAATGTGAGACCAGCCGCCATAAACTATACGAGTTGATCTCAGATCTCTAGAAAGAAAAGATCAAAAGAAGGATCGGAATGCCAGCATAGCAGTGTGAAGCTCTAACGTGTTCCTTTGTTTAAGACCCATTTGAGCAGAAACTGGAGAAGATCAGCTTATCATCTGCATATACATATCCGCGACTACTCGTCCCAGCTGCGCCacatctcctctcctctctgtAACGTGCACCCTACTCTGTGGGAGCAGCATTGTTGCCAGCAATGGCGAGAGCCGCGCTGCTCCTCCCTGTTGCTCTGTTGCTGTGTCTTGCGCTGGCGGGCAGCGCCGGCGCTGCGAGGAAGACGGTCGGGGTCTACGAGCTCAAGAACAAGAAGGGGGACTTCTCCATCAAGGTCACCAACTGGGGAGCCACCCTCATGTCTGTCATCGCTCCTGACTCCAAAGGTATGTCTTCTCTGCTTGCTTCCAAGAATCCTTTTGCGCAATGCTTTGTGTTTATTTGCATGCTCATGTGAATTTCTTGCTGCAGGGAACTTGGCTGATGTCGTCCTTGGGTACGACACCGTTGCTGGGTTTGTGGTAAGATCACAGATCTCTCTGTTCTCGCAGCTCATAGCAGTGTCAGCATTCTTCAGGGATTAACATACACTGCATATGTACCTCTGCTCAAACAGAACGGTTCTTCTTACTTCGGTGCGCTGGTCGGCCGTGTGGCCAACAGGGTCGCCAAGGGCCGCTTCGTTCTCGACGGCAAAGCCTACCACCTCTACATCAACGACGGCAAGAACGCGCTCCATGGTATGCGCTCTCGTTGTCGGGTCACTCTCATGCATGGATCACGACGTGCCGTCACTGATCGATCGACCACTGCTGTAGTTTAGTTTAATCTCGCCGTCGTTGTTCATCAGGTGGCCACAGGGGGTTCAGCAAGGTCATCTGGACGGTGAAGGAGTACGTGCCTGACTGCGACTCGCCGTACATCACCTTCTACTACCGCAGCTTCGACGGGGAGCAAGGTAAACGAACGCAAAAAGCGCCAGAGAAAATATTCATATAAAAACGTAAATATACGTATTCATTCACGAATCCACTGGCAAATCCGTCCAAGAAGTCAGATTTGcagtctcaaaaaaaaaaagaagtccaATTTGCAGTGTCATCCACTGATTgcgatgattttttttaagttagctTCTGATCTCCAAGTCAAAGTTCCAGTCTCagaataggaaaaaaaaaagatatgccCAATTTGCAGTATCATCCACTGATTGCGATTAGTTTTGGACTTTATTCTAGTTAGCTTCTGACCTTGTGCCCAGTGCCGATGAGCTGACTTTGATCAAAATTTAAACGGAACGTGTTTGCACGTGTTGGGCAGGATTCCCGGGCGACCTGGACGTGTACGTGACGTACCAGCTGTCCGGCCCCTACGACCTGAGCCTGCACATGAACGCGACGGCGCTCAACAAGGCGACGCCGGTGAACCTGGTGAACCACGCGTACTGGAACCTGGCGGGCCACGGCAGCGGCGACGTCCTGGGCCACGTCATCCAGGTGTTGGCGTCGCAGTACACGCCCGTGGACCAGTCCATGATCCCGACGGGGGAGATCGCGGCCGTCGCCGGCACGCCCTACGACCTGCGGCGGCCGACCCCGTTGGGCTCCAGGATCGGCCtcgtctccggcggcggagcggtCGGGTACGACGTCAACTACGCGGTGCACGGGCAGGGGTTCACGCTGGTGGCGCGCGTCAGGGACCCGGCGTCCGGGCGGGCGTTCGAGCTGTGGGCGAACCAGCCCGGCGTGCAGCTCTACACCAGCAACTGGCTCAAGGACGAGAAGGGCAAGGCCGGGAAGGTGTACGGGAAGTACGGCGCGCTGTGCCTGGAGACGCAGGCGTTCCCGGACGCCGTGAACCACCCCAACTTCCCGTCGGCGATCCTCAGGCCCGGCGGGGTGTACCGGCACGACATGCTCTTCAAGTTCTCCTCCTGATCGATGACACCTTGCACGAGTACCTGCGCGTCACTGTGCAGTAGCAACAAGGTCAGCGTGCCAAATGTAGTGAGTGACGTTGGTTACAAGAGGTGGCTCCTGCTAGTAGCTAGCGGTGCTTTGTGTAACGAAGAAACGTGCGTGGTGCATCCGTGAGCACAATCTTGTGCTGAACTTCTTTTTTGGTTGCGTTCGTCAGTAGCCGTTGTGGCGTTGTTAATCAAAGCAAATGTTTGGCGCATCAGCAATCGTTGTTAATACCAACTCGATCTAGCTTGTCCTATCCAGCCGTGCACAAGCCAGAGTTGGGACTTGGCTCGCTCATGAGCTAGGCTGGTTTGTGGTTTGGTGCACGCAGCACGCGGGAGCACCGCCAATGTAGGCGATAAAACCTGCAAAGCACCACCTCAACATCCCCGTTTGGGTCGCTCCCACCACTCTCACCGCTTGTCTTTCTCGGTGACGTGTCGCCTCTCCTCCTGATCCAAACGTCACCCGGAGCAACGGTAATTTTGCCCCCTCACCCTCGGTCCTTGTCTCagctccggatccgccgcctcctccctccactTGTGTTTCTTTATTGGTGATTTTTATTTGTCATGTTTTACCCTCTTCAAGCGTTATCCTCGATTGGAATATTTTGACTTTTTAACATTTCAAATTGATATTTTCTGTTTATAGATGTGTTGCTTCTTGACATCTAGTTTTTTTATGATAATGGATAAATCGGTGGACGGTAATGTCAATTTTTTTACAAGGTGCTCTAAATCCCTGAGATGCAACCCACCAAACACCAACCAACCGAGCAAACGAGTACATGTCATGATGTTCTAACGATGAGCGTAGAAACTACCTCGTGATTTATTCTACTTCTTCCCCTCCTATACTCTCTTTAgctttttcttcttcaaccttccttcACTCTCCtttgccttcttcttcaatCCCAATGACATAACGTCATCGCCAgttgccttcctcctcctcctcttcaacaACGTTGAATCTTCTGGCTGTCTACCACCGATCCCACGGCTGGCGGCAACCTCATCATCATGCTGCGACGACCCACATCCGACCCCTTCGCCTCAATCCTActgaaagagcatctaggcccTTAGTGGGCTTTGATATATCGAATGACAATATGATTAAAggtctaatgaacttgttaaGTCTATGAGCAGGTTATTTATATTGATGAACAATCTTTGTGGGAAGAATTTAAAAGGCTCATACAATGAAAAGAACAAAGTGGAAAACTTATGTGAATCCCATAATGGTTATATGAGATAGACGATAagcaaattaaagaaaagatggagGCATGAGGGTATTGACATATTGGttggtctctaaataaaatgagaagcttGTTGTAAGTAATTTGGATATAAAAGTCAAAAGAAGATATGATCTCAAGTAAgtttcacttatgatgtcaaaGCATAGCTAGACTCAAATACGGCAGCgattggatgaagaaatcaagcaagtgATTAGTACCGAGGGACTAGGTAAAGTATGGTCAAGTGGTGACTTAGACCATGAGCTTTACTAGGGTGAAGGGGCTAGTACTTGGAAGATTTTGaggtatcaagtcaagccttGCCGAGTATAGCAATGGGATGCATCAAATGTTTATTGAGTCATATGAAGAAGTGACTTGTGATCTAAAATTGGTTTTTCACTCATATGTGATTGAATATTGatccaagtcactagctcaaggttgAAGTGCTCAAACAAAAGAGACAAAGGTTGATGCAGCTCTCAAGAAGACATGATTATCAAGTATGGCATGGTTAAAGGAaatgaagctcaagaagatgaacaTGGTATATTTATTTTAATCTTGAGTTTaatcaagagggatgcatcacATGATCATTTGACATAGTCTTAGTGCTCAAGTATCCTATGTGAGGAAAGAACCACAAAAGTCACACGTACACACTAACGGTCAGAAAGTTTCGGAAGTTTCCGGAAATATTTTCGGAAAAATCAGGAACTCATCTTGCAACGACTGGTTGGTTTGAAAACCGGAGGTTCCAGTTTTGGGCAAACTGGAAGTTCCGATTTTGGTCTAACATGTCTAACGGCTAGTGTTTGGGGAGTGGAGTATTTATACCCCACGACCCCCTCAGTGACTGGTTGCTGTTTTTGCAGTTGCTGGTGTGCTTCTTGCCTGTTCTAACCTGAGCCAAAGCCAAATAGCTCTCCTCAACCCCTCTTTGTGAAGTAGTGTGATTTTTATTAAGATATTGTGAGTTGGGTAGTAGAGAGGAGTTATTTGAGAGTACTAGAAGAGCACTCATTCACTTGAGCACTGATATGCCTTGTTAAGTTATaagtgaagcatttgttactcttgaaggtgttcctcctagacggctaggcatCGCCCAAGATCtaccaaggtgtggtgagccacGGGACAGTTTGTACAGGTCAAGCTTCGCCTCCGAAAGGAAAGAAGCTAACTAGTGAAGTTGGGAAAGGGTTAAGTGCAACCCGGCTTCCTTGAAAGCATCCAACGGATATGTAGAATTCATCCGGTGGTGAATCTGAATTTCGGTGAAACAAATCATTGTGTCCCCTCACTGGTTTGCATACATTTGCCCTACACTTCTACTTAATTATTAATCTCCTTACATTGGTTGATCTACTCGGTTGTTAGTGTTTGTGAAGTGCACAAACTTTGTGTTTCTACTAAAGATACATCATTTGAGCATACTCTTTTGAGACTGGTTTGATCTTTACGTCTCTTGCTCAACATAAGGTTTAAGGGGTTGTCACTGCCAGGGATAAAACCGGAGATTCCGATTTTCAGACAGTGAGATATTCTTTCGATGTTTAAGGCGTGTGTTTCATATCTTCGGAAAATTCCGGAGAGTTTTTCGGAGATTCCAAAAGTTTCGAAATTCTCCGAAAGTATTTTCGGAATATTCCGAAAGTTGTTGATTAATTTGTTTTAAGTGATGACGATTTTGGAttacgcctattcacccccctctaggcaacatcaagatcctttcaccTACTACCCTAACCTATTTTATTGCTTGCTTCCACCGTCAGCCCACCCACCGGTTGTCTTGCATAGCCCGACCGGTGGTGCCCACTAGCCATCACTCTAAACCATGGATCCCTCCTCAACAATCTAAATCTAAACCCTAATCCTAATAC from Setaria italica strain Yugu1 chromosome VII, Setaria_italica_v2.0, whole genome shotgun sequence includes the following:
- the LOC101770360 gene encoding loricrin yields the protein MDNSFMNIPHLPPMNDPFVLGCSTPSSTMENMDQSTFCMDGLSPAMANCSHFNGNMQIMNDITARDDGSRLVLGLGPTPNFYSADCQSTGSKQAERLSGQSSTFTDPGTLRLGLQMDGGEPIQYLQTPNGTVHSFGVVDEASTSATVRNMGGYMPSLLFAPRSNCTVNEAQVETPDSLDLTHNTNNSQHHRQLSPEPSAMTDSSFGVSSDVVTATTTSEQRSHPRHPKKCRFKGCSKGARGASGLCIAHGGGQRCHKPGCHKGAESSSAYCKAHGGGRRCEELGCTKSAEGKTDYCIAHGGGHRCEHPGCPKAARGKSGRCIKHGGGKRCSVKGCIRSAEGKAGLCISHGGGRRCQYPDCGKGAQGSTLYCKGHGGGKRCIFDGCSKGAEGSTPLCKAHGGGKRCMFEGGGVCAKSVHGATEYCVAHGGGKRCSVPGCTKSARGRTDCCVKHGGGKRCKVDNCGKSAQGSTDFCKAHGGGKRCTWSTGCEKFSRGKSGFCAAHGTMMARQREQDAVKNVGSMIGPGLFSGIVMSSATVGSSMTNEHSSSGISTASDCDGTVRSQSMIPPQVLVPRSMMPPWSSEPVDGGREGGHVVPEGRVHGGGLLSLLGGSFRNADVEKL
- the LOC101769952 gene encoding aldose 1-epimerase, with the protein product MARAALLLPVALLLCLALAGSAGAARKTVGVYELKNKKGDFSIKVTNWGATLMSVIAPDSKGNLADVVLGYDTVAGFVNGSSYFGALVGRVANRVAKGRFVLDGKAYHLYINDGKNALHGGHRGFSKVIWTVKEYVPDCDSPYITFYYRSFDGEQGFPGDLDVYVTYQLSGPYDLSLHMNATALNKATPVNLVNHAYWNLAGHGSGDVLGHVIQVLASQYTPVDQSMIPTGEIAAVAGTPYDLRRPTPLGSRIGLVSGGGAVGYDVNYAVHGQGFTLVARVRDPASGRAFELWANQPGVQLYTSNWLKDEKGKAGKVYGKYGALCLETQAFPDAVNHPNFPSAILRPGGVYRHDMLFKFSS